A window of bacterium contains these coding sequences:
- a CDS encoding VWA domain-containing protein produces the protein FIEAFRAILAGEPLRASPAEGEGPEAARPADVADAAGGSVAAPPVVPRGGADRPGDPAFVRVGARLVEIPPGLRPLVDEIRDDLGEVPETYVSGAIAAAARAGGTFAGPAVPEGPPAEESFVYDEWDFRRSGFRKGWCSLHELELAPGDPEDVARIVRAYRGPLLRIRRAFELMRTAERFVRRQRDGDEIDIDAAIEARSDLRAGRTASDRQFIRLVRDARDIAAVFLVDMSSSTEGWVSAAIRESLVLLCEGLETLGDRYAIYGFSGLKRLRAELFRIKRLDEPYGPAAKGRIAAIAPRDYTRMGPPIRHATRLLLAADAKVRLLVLLSDGRPEDYDEYKGDYAVEDTRHALIEAQSAGVHPFCITVDREARDYAAHLFGAVNYVVIDDPAKLPLRIPEVYRSLTT, from the coding sequence CTTCATCGAGGCGTTCCGCGCCATCCTCGCCGGCGAGCCGCTGCGGGCGTCCCCGGCTGAGGGGGAGGGCCCGGAGGCGGCGCGGCCGGCGGATGTCGCGGACGCCGCGGGCGGTTCCGTCGCTGCGCCTCCGGTAGTTCCGCGCGGCGGTGCCGACCGGCCCGGCGACCCCGCGTTCGTCCGCGTCGGCGCGCGCCTGGTCGAAATCCCGCCGGGGCTGCGCCCGCTCGTCGACGAGATCCGCGACGACCTCGGCGAGGTCCCCGAGACCTACGTCTCCGGGGCGATCGCGGCGGCCGCGCGCGCCGGCGGCACGTTCGCCGGGCCGGCCGTGCCGGAGGGACCGCCCGCGGAGGAGTCGTTCGTCTACGACGAGTGGGACTTCCGCCGCTCCGGCTTCCGCAAGGGGTGGTGCTCGCTGCACGAGCTGGAACTGGCCCCCGGCGACCCGGAGGACGTGGCGCGGATCGTCCGCGCCTACCGCGGCCCGCTGCTGCGCATCCGCCGCGCCTTCGAGCTGATGCGCACCGCCGAGCGCTTCGTGCGCCGCCAGCGCGACGGCGACGAGATCGACATCGACGCGGCGATCGAGGCGCGCTCCGACCTGCGCGCCGGCCGGACGGCCTCGGACCGCCAGTTCATCCGGCTCGTGCGCGACGCGCGCGACATCGCCGCGGTCTTCCTCGTGGACATGTCCTCGTCGACGGAGGGCTGGGTCAGCGCCGCGATCCGCGAGTCGCTCGTGCTGCTCTGCGAGGGGCTCGAGACCCTCGGCGACCGCTATGCCATCTACGGCTTTTCGGGCCTCAAGCGGCTGCGCGCCGAGCTCTTCCGCATCAAGCGGCTCGACGAGCCGTACGGTCCCGCCGCCAAGGGGCGGATCGCGGCGATCGCGCCGCGCGACTACACGCGCATGGGCCCGCCGATCCGCCACGCGACGCGGCTGCTGCTGGCCGCGGACGCGAAGGTCCGGCTGCTCGTGCTGCTCTCCGACGGCCGGCCGGAGGACTACGACGAGTACAAGGGCGATTACGCCGTCGAGGACACGCGGCACGCGCTGATCGAGGCGCAGTCCGCGGGCGTCCACCCCTTCTGCATCACGGTCGACCGCGAGGCGCGGGACTACGCCGCGCACCTGTTCGGCGCCGTGAACTACGTCGTCATCGACGATCCGGCGAAGCTGCCGCTGCGGATCCCGGAGGTCTATCGGTCCCTGACGACCTAG
- a CDS encoding pentapeptide repeat-containing protein, with translation MEKLSRQEAIARARRAASLAGCDFSGVDLGGLDLIAVDFRGSRFEGARLTKANLSASRFDQADLAGCRLDSANFTGASFRGARLAGADLSHSTLIGADLSGAALAGADFSSANLAGAIFDGADLSGAVLQMSDAAKASFAGARLEGANLRATNLTAARLGGADLRRANLNGADFAAADVSGADLRGAFIGETRFTAGDLTGADGRGASFGRADLERARTEGARFGPSDAAG, from the coding sequence ATGGAGAAGCTGAGCAGGCAGGAGGCGATCGCGCGGGCGCGGCGCGCGGCAAGCCTGGCCGGGTGCGACTTCTCGGGCGTCGACCTCGGCGGGCTCGACCTGATCGCCGTGGACTTCCGCGGCTCGCGCTTCGAGGGGGCGCGCCTGACCAAGGCGAACCTCAGCGCCTCGCGCTTCGATCAGGCCGACCTCGCGGGGTGCCGGCTGGACAGCGCCAACTTCACCGGGGCCTCGTTCCGGGGCGCGCGCCTGGCCGGCGCCGATCTCTCGCACTCGACGCTCATCGGGGCCGACCTCTCCGGCGCGGCGCTCGCGGGGGCCGACTTCTCCAGCGCGAACCTCGCGGGCGCCATCTTCGACGGCGCCGACCTCTCCGGCGCCGTGCTGCAGATGAGCGACGCCGCGAAGGCCTCGTTCGCCGGCGCACGGCTCGAGGGCGCGAATCTGCGCGCCACGAACCTGACCGCCGCGCGCCTCGGCGGCGCCGACCTGCGGCGGGCGAACCTCAACGGCGCGGACTTCGCGGCAGCCGACGTCTCGGGCGCCGACCTGCGCGGGGCGTTCATCGGGGAGACGCGGTTCACGGCGGGGGACCTCACCGGCGCGGACGGGCGCGGGGCGAGCTTCGGCCGGGCCGACCTGGAGCGCGCGCGCACGGAGGGGGCCCGCTTCGGTCCATCCGACGCCGCGGGCTAG